Proteins from one Cryptomeria japonica chromosome 4, Sugi_1.0, whole genome shotgun sequence genomic window:
- the LOC131076218 gene encoding cytochrome P450 750A1-like, with amino-acid sequence MDLQGVKRRLKKVHNSIAQVIKKIIEEHQQRRMKLHKEQNAATKGLIDVLLEMESLDGRAITQENIEAIVFDMFIAGVETTSTTLEWAMSEILRNPGVAKKMQEEIESVVGRERAVSERDIGSMEYVQCVVNETLRLYPALPLLLPHESTQDCTVEGYFIPEKTRLIVNAWAIGRDPSLWEDPLEFKPERFMDKKVDVVRDRVF; translated from the exons ATGGATTTGCAAGGCGTGAAGCGGCGGTTGAAAAAGGTACACAATTCGATTGCCCAAGTGATAAAAAAAATAATAGAGGAACACCAGCAGCGCAGGATGAAGTTGCACAAGGAGCAGAATGCTGCTACTAAAGGCCTCATTGACGTGCTCTTAGAAATGGAAAGCCTTGATGGAAGGGCAATCACACAGGAAAATATTGAAGCCATCGTTTTT GATATGTTCATAGCTGGAGTTGAAACGACGTCTACTACGTTAGAATGGGCAATGAGTGAGATTCTTAGAAACCCTGGTGTGGCTAAGAAAATGCAAGAGGAAATAGAATCAGTGGTCGGCAGAGAGAGGGCTGTAAGTGAGCGTGACATAGGAAGCATGGAGTACGTGCAGTGTGTGGTGAATGAGACACTGAGGTTATATCCGGCGTTACCCTTGCTTCTTCCGCACGAATCCACACAAGATTGTACAGTTGAGGGATACTTCATTCCTGAGAAAACCAGGCTCATCGTCAATGCTTGGGCTATTGGAAGAGACCCATCCTTGTGGGAAGATCCTCTGGAATTCAAGCCAGAGAGATTTATGGATAAAAAAGTTGATGTCGTGAGAGACAGAGTATTTTGA